The following are encoded together in the Juglans microcarpa x Juglans regia isolate MS1-56 chromosome 2D, Jm3101_v1.0, whole genome shotgun sequence genome:
- the LOC121250854 gene encoding uncharacterized protein LOC121250854: MNSASEIVAKLNLKPNPEGGFYAETFRDDTIVLTQSQLPPEYKVDRGVSSCIYFLLSSGSVSHLHRIPCAETWHFYWGEPLTVLELNDKDGSVKLTCLGPNLMDKEQPQYTVPPNVWFGAYPTKDISISPDGLVHVAPPRNAENHFSLVGCTCAPAFQFQDFELGKRSDLVSRFPSSRPLITLLTLPG, encoded by the exons ATGAATTCCGCTTCAGAGATTGTGGCGAAGTTGAATCTCAAGCCCAACCCAGAAGGTGGTTTCTACGCCGAAACTTTCAGGGATGACACCATCGTTCTCACCCAGTCTCAGCTCCCCCCAGAAT ATAAGGTGGACAGAGGCGTGAGTTCATGCATATATTTCTTGTTATCGTCTGGGAGCGTATCGCACCTCCACCGTATACCGTGTGCAGAAACCTGGCATTTTTATTGGGGTGAACCTCTTACG GTATTGGAACTGAATGACAAAGATGGGAGTGTCAAACTAACCTGTCTCGGACCCAATCTGATGGACAAGGAGCAGCCACAGTACACAGTGCCTCCAAATGTGTGGTTTGGTGCTTATCCAACGAAGGACATCAGCATTTCCCCAGATGGGTTGGTACACGTAGCCCCTCCAAGGAATGCTGAGAATCATTTCTCCCTTGTGGGATGCACTTGTGCTCCTGCCTTTCAGTTTCAGGACTTTGAGTTGGGAAAACGATCCGACCTTGTCTCACGCTTTCCCAGCAGTCGGCCTCTAATCACTCTCCTCACACTGCCAGGCTGA
- the LOC121250853 gene encoding uncharacterized protein LOC121250853, whose amino-acid sequence MNSASEIVAKLNLKPHPEGGFYAETFRDTSIVLTESQLPPEYKVDRGVSSCIYFLLPSGSVSHLHRIPCAETWHFYWGEPLTVLELNDKDGSVKLTCLGPNLMDKEQPQYTVPPNVWFGAYPTKDISISPDGLVHVAPPRNAENHFSLVGCTCAPAFQFQDFELGKRSELVSRFPSSQPLITLLTLPD is encoded by the exons ATGAATTCCGCTTCAGAGATTGTTGCGAAGTTGAATCTCAAGCCCCACCCCGAAGGTGGTTTCTACGCCGAAACTTTCAGGGACACCTCCATTGTTCTCACCGAGTCTCAGCTCCCCCCAGAAT ATAAGGTGGACAGAGGCGTGAGTTCATGCATATATTTCTTGTTACCGTCTGGGAGCGTATCGCACCTCCACCGTATACCGTGTGCAGAAACCTGGCATTTTTATTGGGGTGAACCTCTTACG GTATTGGAACTGAATGACAAAGATGGGAGTGTCAAACTAACCTGTCTTGGACCCAATCTGATGGACAAAGAGCAACCACAGTACACAGTGCCTCCAAATGTGTGGTTTGGTGCTTATCCAACGAAGGACATCAGCATTTCCCCAGATGGGTTGGTGCACGTAGCCCCTCCAAGGAATGCTGAGAATCATTTCTCCCTTGTGGGATGCACTTGTGCTCCTGCCTTCCAGTTTCAGGACTTTGAGTTGGGAAAACGATCCGAGCTTGTCTCACGATTTCCCAGCAGTCAGCCTCTAATCACTCTCCTCACATTGCCAGACTGA
- the LOC121250861 gene encoding sm-like protein LSM1B: MSWAGPEDVLLSTSLASYLDKKLLVLLRDGRKLLGLLCSFDQFANVVLQDACERVIVGDLYCDIPLGLYVIRGENVVLIGELELDKEELPPHMTRVSVEEIKRAQKAERDATDLKGSMRKRMEFLDFD; this comes from the exons ATGTCGTGGGCTGGCCCTGAAGACGTCTTGCTCTCCACTTCTCTTGCTAGCTATCTTGACA AAAAACTTCTTGTCTTGTTACGAGATGGTAGAAAACTCTTGGGGCTACTATGTTCTTTTGATCAATTTG CTAATGTTGTTCTTCAAGATGCCTGTGAGCGTGTTATAGTTGGTGATCTATATTGTGACATCCCCTTAGGTCTATATGTAATCCGTGGAGAGAATGTTGTCTTAATTGGAGAGCTG GAGTTGGATAAGGAAGAGCTACCACCACATATGACCCGTGTGTCAGTAGAAGAGATAAAAAGG GCTCAGAAAGCCGAAAGGGATGCTACAGATCTGAAGGGCTCCATGAGAAAAAGAATGGAGTTCCTTGATTTTGATTGA
- the LOC121250378 gene encoding uncharacterized protein LOC121250378 isoform X2: protein MATPEDFAKAVDDGLKLAKRVYFGKDRAVSPPKPPPPMDKSSSAAYSYLLPAAPMVYAVIYDPAMVDNPDVPSYQPHVHGRCDPPALIPLQMNGIHLEADCILDTAFITVHGSWRVHCVMGSRSCDCRIAVPMGEQGSILGVEVDVLRKSYRTQLFGTEDIEGTAKAARAEDWGFLKPHIFTLTIPQVDGGTNLSIKMSWCQKLLYYDGEFSLNIPFTFPEYVTPAGKKIQKKEKIQLNLNAGAGTQVLCKTASHPLKETRRNVGKLEFLYESEVYSWSSTDFSFSYTVPSSHISGGGFLQSPSLLDIDQREMFCVYLFPGRRQSRKVFRKEIVFVVDISGSMRGKPLDDTKNALSAALSKLDPEDSFSIIAFNGETYKFSTLLESVTKEAVERAIEWINMNFIAGGSTNILLPLKMAIEMLSNVRGSVPIIFLVTDGAVEDERHICDAMKNCLKDGRPMCPRIYTFGIGLFCNHYFLRMLATIGRGQYDAAYDIDSLEDRLQRLFTRAFSPIFANITIEKCDGLDEVEVYPSHITDLSSENPLIVSGRYRGKFPDTLKVKGVLADFSNFLVDLKIEIAKDIPLDRVFAKEHIELLTAQAWLSENKQLEEKVAKMSIQTAVVSEYTFMALLESDPGKIAKESVVIKELTNKNQSQKMVDFKGSQQMIILRNLGIGFGNLTATADNIPPGSEEPKLPEAAEIFVRAASNCCGSMCNQCCCMCCIQLCSKMNNQCAIVLTQLCTALAFFGCVECCTTVCCSGSDGQ from the exons ATGGCTACGCCTGAGGATTTTGCTAAAGCCGTGGATGACGGTCTCAAGCTTGCAAAGCGCGTTTACTTCGGTAAGGACAGAGCCGTCTCTCCCCCTAAGCCTCCTCCTCCGATGGACAAATCATCTTCGGCAGCTTACTCTTACCTTCTTCCCGCTGCGCCGATGGTTTATGCGGTGATATACGACCCGGCTATGGTGGATAACCCGGACGTACCCAGCTACCAGCCCCACGTGCACGGCAGGTGCGATCCGCCGGCTCTGATCCCGCTCCAGATGAACGGGATCCACCTTGAGGCCGATTGCATTCTGGACACTGCGTTCATTACGGTCCATGGTTCTTGGAGGGTCCATTGCGTCATGGGAAGCCGGAGCTGTGATTGTCGCATTGCCGTCCCTATGGGCGAGCAG GGTTCAATTCTAGGTGTTGAGGTGGACGTGCTCAGAAAGTCATACCGTACCCAGCTCTTTGGAACAGAGGACATAGAAGGGACCGCAAAAGCTGCTCGAGCTGAGGATTGGGGATTTTTAAAGCCCCACATATTTACCTTAACAATACCACAG GTTGATGGGGGCACCaatctatcaattaaaatgagttggTGTCAGAAATTGTTGTACTATGATGGCGAGTTCTCCTTGAATATACCATTTACTTTTCCTGAGTATGTCACTCCTGCTGgaaagaaaattcagaaaaaggaaaagatacaATTAAACCTGAACGCTGGTGCTGGAACTCAGGTTTTGTGCAAGACAGCCAGTCATCCTTTGAAG GAGACAAGACGCAATGTAGGAAAGTTGGAGTTCTTATACGAATCAGAAGTTTACTCATGGTCAAGCACTGACTTTAGTTTCTCTTACACA GTTCCTTCAAGTCACATATCTGGCGGTGGGTTTTTGCAATCTCCATCTTTGCTTGATATTGATCAAAGAGAGATGTTCTGTGTTTATCTATTTCCTGGACGTCGGCAGAGTAGGAAG GTCTTCAGAAAGGAAATAGTATTCGTTGTTGATATCAGTGGAAGCATGCGGGGCAAACCACTTGATGATACAAAGAATGCACTATCTGCTGCCCTTTCTAAGCTTGATCCAGAAGATTCTTTTAGCATTATAGCTTTTAATGGAGAGACttataaattttcaacattACTAGAATCAGTAACCAAGGAAGCTGTTGAAAGAGCGATTGAGTGGATTAACATGAACTTCATAGCTGGGGGCtccacaaatattttacttcCCCTTAAAATG GCAATTGAGATGCTATCCAATGTTCGAGGTTCAGTTCCTATCATCTTCCTAGTTACTGATGGGGCTGTTGAGGATGAGAGACACATTTGTGACGCAATGAAAAATTGCTTAAAGGATGGAAGACCAATGTGCCCACGTATTTACACTTTCGGCATAG GTTTATTCTGCAACCATTATTTCCTGCGAATGCTTGCAACAATTGGCAGGGGCCAATATGATGCTGCTTATGATATAG ACTCTCTTGAGGATCGATTGCAAAGATTATTCACCAGAGCTTTTTCTCCCATTTTTGCAAATATAACTATTGAAAAATGTGATGGTCTTGATGAAGTTGAG GTGTACCCTTCTCATATTACAGATCTTTCATCTGAGAACCCATTGATTGTATCTGGCAGATACCGTGGCAAATTCCCTGACACACTTAAAGTTAAAGGTGTCTTAGCTGATTTTAGTAATTTTCTGGTTGACTTGAAGATAGAAATTGCCAAGGACATACCTCTTGACAGA GTATTTGCAAAAGAACATATAGAACTACTAACAGCTCAGGCATGGCTTTCAGAAAATAAACAGCTCGAGGAAAAG GTTGCAAAAATGAGCATACAGACTGCCGTTGTATCCGAATATACCTTTATGGCCCTACTTGAAAGCGACCCAGGAAAGATAGCTAAAGAATCAGTTGTAATAAAAGAG CTGACAAACAAAAACCAATCTCAGAAAATGGTTGACTTCAAAGGCAGCCAGCAAATGATAATACTGCGAAATCTTGGAATTGGCTTTGGCAACTTGACTGCAACTGCTGACAATATACCTCCAGGATCCGAAGAGCCAAAATTGCCTGAAGCTGCTGAAATATTTGTCAGGGCAGCTTCAAACTGTTGTGGTAGTATGTGTAATCAATGCTGTTGCATGTGCTGCATCCAGCTTTGTTCCAAGATGAATAATCAATGTGCAATCGTATTGACACAGCTTTGCACTGCTCTTGCTTTTTTTGGCTGTGTTGAATGTTGTACAACTGTGTGCTGTTCTGGTAGTGATGGACAATAG
- the LOC121250378 gene encoding uncharacterized protein LOC121250378 isoform X1 translates to MATPEDFAKAVDDGLKLAKRVYFGKDRAVSPPKPPPPMDKSSSAAYSYLLPAAPMVYAVIYDPAMVDNPDVPSYQPHVHGRCDPPALIPLQMNGIHLEADCILDTAFITVHGSWRVHCVMGSRSCDCRIAVPMGEQGSILGVEVDVLRKSYRTQLFGTEDIEGTAKAARAEDWGFLKPHIFTLTIPQVDGGTNLSIKMSWCQKLLYYDGEFSLNIPFTFPEYVTPAGKKIQKKEKIQLNLNAGAGTQVLCKTASHPLKETRRNVGKLEFLYESEVYSWSSTDFSFSYTVPSSHISGGGFLQSPSLLDIDQREMFCVYLFPGRRQSRKVNVFRKEIVFVVDISGSMRGKPLDDTKNALSAALSKLDPEDSFSIIAFNGETYKFSTLLESVTKEAVERAIEWINMNFIAGGSTNILLPLKMAIEMLSNVRGSVPIIFLVTDGAVEDERHICDAMKNCLKDGRPMCPRIYTFGIGLFCNHYFLRMLATIGRGQYDAAYDIDSLEDRLQRLFTRAFSPIFANITIEKCDGLDEVEVYPSHITDLSSENPLIVSGRYRGKFPDTLKVKGVLADFSNFLVDLKIEIAKDIPLDRVFAKEHIELLTAQAWLSENKQLEEKVAKMSIQTAVVSEYTFMALLESDPGKIAKESVVIKELTNKNQSQKMVDFKGSQQMIILRNLGIGFGNLTATADNIPPGSEEPKLPEAAEIFVRAASNCCGSMCNQCCCMCCIQLCSKMNNQCAIVLTQLCTALAFFGCVECCTTVCCSGSDGQ, encoded by the exons ATGGCTACGCCTGAGGATTTTGCTAAAGCCGTGGATGACGGTCTCAAGCTTGCAAAGCGCGTTTACTTCGGTAAGGACAGAGCCGTCTCTCCCCCTAAGCCTCCTCCTCCGATGGACAAATCATCTTCGGCAGCTTACTCTTACCTTCTTCCCGCTGCGCCGATGGTTTATGCGGTGATATACGACCCGGCTATGGTGGATAACCCGGACGTACCCAGCTACCAGCCCCACGTGCACGGCAGGTGCGATCCGCCGGCTCTGATCCCGCTCCAGATGAACGGGATCCACCTTGAGGCCGATTGCATTCTGGACACTGCGTTCATTACGGTCCATGGTTCTTGGAGGGTCCATTGCGTCATGGGAAGCCGGAGCTGTGATTGTCGCATTGCCGTCCCTATGGGCGAGCAG GGTTCAATTCTAGGTGTTGAGGTGGACGTGCTCAGAAAGTCATACCGTACCCAGCTCTTTGGAACAGAGGACATAGAAGGGACCGCAAAAGCTGCTCGAGCTGAGGATTGGGGATTTTTAAAGCCCCACATATTTACCTTAACAATACCACAG GTTGATGGGGGCACCaatctatcaattaaaatgagttggTGTCAGAAATTGTTGTACTATGATGGCGAGTTCTCCTTGAATATACCATTTACTTTTCCTGAGTATGTCACTCCTGCTGgaaagaaaattcagaaaaaggaaaagatacaATTAAACCTGAACGCTGGTGCTGGAACTCAGGTTTTGTGCAAGACAGCCAGTCATCCTTTGAAG GAGACAAGACGCAATGTAGGAAAGTTGGAGTTCTTATACGAATCAGAAGTTTACTCATGGTCAAGCACTGACTTTAGTTTCTCTTACACA GTTCCTTCAAGTCACATATCTGGCGGTGGGTTTTTGCAATCTCCATCTTTGCTTGATATTGATCAAAGAGAGATGTTCTGTGTTTATCTATTTCCTGGACGTCGGCAGAGTAGGAAGGTTAAC GTCTTCAGAAAGGAAATAGTATTCGTTGTTGATATCAGTGGAAGCATGCGGGGCAAACCACTTGATGATACAAAGAATGCACTATCTGCTGCCCTTTCTAAGCTTGATCCAGAAGATTCTTTTAGCATTATAGCTTTTAATGGAGAGACttataaattttcaacattACTAGAATCAGTAACCAAGGAAGCTGTTGAAAGAGCGATTGAGTGGATTAACATGAACTTCATAGCTGGGGGCtccacaaatattttacttcCCCTTAAAATG GCAATTGAGATGCTATCCAATGTTCGAGGTTCAGTTCCTATCATCTTCCTAGTTACTGATGGGGCTGTTGAGGATGAGAGACACATTTGTGACGCAATGAAAAATTGCTTAAAGGATGGAAGACCAATGTGCCCACGTATTTACACTTTCGGCATAG GTTTATTCTGCAACCATTATTTCCTGCGAATGCTTGCAACAATTGGCAGGGGCCAATATGATGCTGCTTATGATATAG ACTCTCTTGAGGATCGATTGCAAAGATTATTCACCAGAGCTTTTTCTCCCATTTTTGCAAATATAACTATTGAAAAATGTGATGGTCTTGATGAAGTTGAG GTGTACCCTTCTCATATTACAGATCTTTCATCTGAGAACCCATTGATTGTATCTGGCAGATACCGTGGCAAATTCCCTGACACACTTAAAGTTAAAGGTGTCTTAGCTGATTTTAGTAATTTTCTGGTTGACTTGAAGATAGAAATTGCCAAGGACATACCTCTTGACAGA GTATTTGCAAAAGAACATATAGAACTACTAACAGCTCAGGCATGGCTTTCAGAAAATAAACAGCTCGAGGAAAAG GTTGCAAAAATGAGCATACAGACTGCCGTTGTATCCGAATATACCTTTATGGCCCTACTTGAAAGCGACCCAGGAAAGATAGCTAAAGAATCAGTTGTAATAAAAGAG CTGACAAACAAAAACCAATCTCAGAAAATGGTTGACTTCAAAGGCAGCCAGCAAATGATAATACTGCGAAATCTTGGAATTGGCTTTGGCAACTTGACTGCAACTGCTGACAATATACCTCCAGGATCCGAAGAGCCAAAATTGCCTGAAGCTGCTGAAATATTTGTCAGGGCAGCTTCAAACTGTTGTGGTAGTATGTGTAATCAATGCTGTTGCATGTGCTGCATCCAGCTTTGTTCCAAGATGAATAATCAATGTGCAATCGTATTGACACAGCTTTGCACTGCTCTTGCTTTTTTTGGCTGTGTTGAATGTTGTACAACTGTGTGCTGTTCTGGTAGTGATGGACAATAG